The following proteins come from a genomic window of Leptospira bandrabouensis:
- the gltX gene encoding glutamate--tRNA ligase: MTEVRTRFAPSPSGFLHVGGARTALFNYLYAKAKKGKFLLRIEDTDQDRSTEASFKIILESLKWLGMEWDEGPGVGGPNGPYTQSERIHIYKEYTDKLISEKKAYRCFCSAEELEGKKKQADAMGIPYIYDGKCSDLTDAEIQSQMEKKIPFTVRFKTPHKIVIVDDMIQGKVKFESKLIGDFIIVKSDGFPSYNYAVVIDDALMKITHVIRGVGHLSNTPRQILIFEAFGFPLPRFAHASEIVGTDGKKLSKRAGATSVLAFRDLGYSSDTMRNYMALLGWTSPDGKEYMSDEELCAVFDVERCSKSPATFDVFKKLKEEEKETVDFNKLSLLGLAEYLNPKSKLNWMSNKYIRDVKIETLGKELEPFLKDCQIPEEYKKGTNPQLLSILDSVRVYLDRLIQAPPYIEEFFLENLQFENEEAKQLILEGNGKAVVSAFYQYVKSHSLVTPDDYKEAMAKAGETTGEKGRTLFMPIRAVTTGKSHGLELPILFSLLGQEKLIKRMEHLAEALGLSI, encoded by the coding sequence ATGACAGAAGTTCGCACCCGTTTTGCCCCGTCCCCTTCCGGATTTCTCCACGTTGGAGGAGCAAGAACTGCTTTATTTAATTATTTATACGCGAAAGCCAAAAAAGGAAAGTTCTTACTTCGTATTGAAGACACGGACCAAGACCGTTCTACAGAAGCCTCTTTTAAAATTATTTTAGAATCTTTAAAATGGCTGGGAATGGAATGGGACGAAGGTCCGGGAGTGGGTGGTCCAAACGGCCCATACACTCAGTCTGAAAGAATTCATATTTATAAAGAATACACAGACAAACTAATCTCTGAAAAAAAAGCGTACCGTTGTTTTTGTTCTGCAGAGGAACTCGAGGGCAAAAAAAAACAAGCCGATGCCATGGGAATTCCATACATCTACGATGGTAAATGTTCTGACCTTACTGATGCAGAAATCCAATCCCAAATGGAGAAAAAAATCCCTTTCACTGTAAGATTCAAAACTCCACATAAAATTGTGATCGTAGACGATATGATCCAAGGAAAAGTAAAGTTTGAATCCAAACTCATTGGTGACTTTATTATCGTGAAGTCCGATGGATTTCCTTCGTATAACTATGCTGTGGTGATTGATGATGCACTTATGAAAATCACGCACGTGATTCGCGGAGTGGGACATCTTTCCAACACACCACGCCAAATTTTAATTTTTGAAGCTTTTGGATTTCCCCTTCCGAGATTTGCTCATGCCAGTGAAATTGTGGGAACCGATGGAAAAAAACTTTCCAAACGTGCGGGAGCTACCTCTGTTCTTGCCTTCCGCGACTTAGGTTACTCAAGTGATACCATGAGAAACTATATGGCTCTCCTTGGATGGACTTCTCCTGATGGAAAAGAATATATGAGTGACGAAGAGCTCTGTGCTGTTTTTGATGTGGAACGCTGCTCTAAATCACCTGCTACCTTTGATGTATTCAAAAAACTAAAAGAAGAAGAAAAGGAAACTGTTGATTTTAATAAGTTATCCCTTCTCGGACTTGCAGAATATCTAAACCCAAAATCAAAACTCAATTGGATGTCGAATAAATACATTCGTGATGTAAAGATTGAAACCTTAGGAAAGGAACTCGAACCATTTCTCAAAGATTGCCAAATTCCAGAAGAATACAAAAAAGGAACCAATCCTCAACTTCTCTCTATTTTGGATTCCGTTCGTGTGTATTTGGACAGACTCATCCAAGCTCCACCTTACATCGAAGAATTCTTTTTGGAGAATCTCCAATTTGAAAACGAAGAAGCAAAACAACTGATTTTGGAAGGAAATGGAAAGGCTGTGGTTTCTGCGTTTTACCAATATGTGAAGTCACATAGTTTGGTAACTCCTGATGATTACAAAGAGGCGATGGCAAAGGCCGGGGAAACCACCGGGGAAAAAGGAAGGACTCTTTTTATGCCAATTCGAGCTGTCACTACGGGCAAATCCCACGGATTAGAACTTCCCATCCTCTTTAGCCTTCTTGGCCAAGAGAAACTGATCAAACGGATGGAACACTTGGCCGAGGCTCTTGGCCTCAGCATTTAA
- a CDS encoding ATP-binding protein, which yields MFLPPDMSSVRHFRTELKRTLEDNGFSAENIMQIELAADEALTNAVAANVSCHCDETIICRWRIDSAKFTLYILDYGSGLSEDGSLPDNDKELLRSNQNQCFSTFLDHIKNHQSRKPDTLPYNGSGQKHKNMGKGLKIINAMMDSVKVMFHGEGMVDEAPAGFKVMGSIIALEYDRSKHL from the coding sequence ATGTTCCTACCACCAGATATGTCTTCTGTCAGACATTTCCGAACAGAGCTCAAACGTACCTTAGAAGACAACGGGTTTAGTGCTGAAAATATCATGCAGATTGAACTGGCGGCAGACGAAGCTCTAACCAATGCCGTGGCTGCAAACGTATCTTGCCACTGTGATGAAACCATTATCTGCCGTTGGCGAATTGATTCTGCCAAATTCACTCTATACATTTTAGATTATGGATCGGGACTTTCGGAAGATGGTTCACTTCCTGATAACGACAAAGAACTTCTTAGATCCAATCAAAACCAATGTTTTAGTACCTTCCTCGACCATATCAAAAATCACCAAAGCAGAAAACCGGATACCCTACCTTATAATGGCTCTGGCCAAAAACATAAGAACATGGGAAAAGGATTGAAAATTATCAATGCCATGATGGACTCCGTTAAAGTAATGTTTCACGGAGAAGGAATGGTAGACGAAGCACCGGCGGGATTCAAAGTAATGGGTTCCATCATCGCTCTCGAATACGACCGTTCCAAACACTTATAA
- a CDS encoding glycosyltransferase, giving the protein MILHVNTSREWRGGEQQLFYLVQGLSHFKIPQIVVGQPGSPLETKCKENGYEFVPIEMRGEWDRKAYKNIRSLCISKNVKLIHTHTAHAHTLALLAKRNHLNIPLIVSRRVDFKPKTSFFSRWKYQHPANDYYLPVSQKIKEVMISSKIAPERIITVYSGIDLKRFSKSAPHEYLKEEFHIPKKCIIIGNVAALVDHKDQETLLNAVSKMRTSTDFRLMIVGDGKLENKLKSQAEQLGIKDKVIFTGYRKDIPALLSLFDIFTLTSKEEGLGTSVLDAMASALPIVATNGGGIGEMLDHNEGAYVCSVGDSDSIAQGLDKLVGSEELRTKFGTFNKSSVKRFSVTKTVEKTKLIYYSFLGDTLYGEAI; this is encoded by the coding sequence TTGATCCTTCATGTAAATACTTCCCGCGAATGGCGCGGCGGAGAACAGCAGCTTTTTTATTTAGTCCAAGGACTTTCCCATTTCAAAATCCCTCAAATTGTTGTAGGCCAACCTGGTTCTCCCTTAGAAACAAAATGCAAAGAAAACGGTTACGAATTTGTTCCCATCGAAATGCGCGGTGAATGGGATAGAAAAGCATATAAGAATATTCGATCTCTCTGTATTTCGAAAAATGTTAAATTGATTCACACTCACACGGCTCACGCCCATACACTCGCCTTACTCGCAAAGCGAAACCATTTAAACATTCCATTAATCGTTTCAAGAAGAGTAGACTTTAAACCAAAAACGAGCTTTTTCTCAAGATGGAAATACCAACACCCAGCTAACGATTATTATCTGCCCGTTTCTCAAAAAATCAAAGAAGTGATGATTTCAAGTAAAATTGCTCCTGAAAGAATTATCACAGTATATTCAGGAATTGATTTAAAACGATTTTCGAAATCGGCTCCACACGAATATCTAAAAGAAGAATTTCATATTCCCAAAAAATGTATCATCATAGGAAATGTGGCAGCCCTAGTTGATCACAAAGACCAAGAAACACTCCTGAATGCAGTCTCAAAAATGAGAACAAGTACCGACTTTCGCCTAATGATCGTTGGCGATGGGAAACTAGAAAACAAATTAAAATCACAAGCCGAACAATTAGGAATTAAGGACAAAGTGATATTTACGGGATACAGAAAAGACATCCCTGCCCTCCTTTCTCTATTCGATATTTTTACACTCACATCAAAAGAAGAAGGCCTTGGAACTTCTGTTTTGGATGCAATGGCATCTGCCCTTCCCATTGTTGCCACAAATGGCGGTGGAATCGGTGAAATGTTAGATCATAACGAAGGAGCTTACGTTTGTTCGGTGGGAGATTCGGATAGTATTGCCCAAGGTTTGGACAAATTAGTTGGATCTGAGGAATTAAGAACCAAGTTCGGAACCTTCAACAAATCTTCAGTAAAACGATTTTCTGTTACCAAAACAGTTGAAAAAACAAAACTCATCTATTATTCCTTTTTAGGAGATACTTTGTACGGAGAAGCAATATGA
- the polA gene encoding DNA polymerase I, which translates to MSGRLLIIDGHALAFRAYFAFAASNLTNSKTGLPSGAVFGFWRMLFKLLQDEKVTHIAFTFDPGTRLERNDIYEDYKAHRKPMPEDLKPQLQTIYEMLKALEFPMYKIDGIEADDIIGSLCKKFAKDFEEIVILSSDKDLYQVLDKNIHMLRGKRGVSEFEKIDPKWVETNIGITKEQVPDYMGLLGDASDNIPGVKGVGEKGAAKLIQEFGNLETIYKKLDQVKNKSLIDKLAADKENAFLSRKLATIVTNLKLDIKKNDLKLPNYHEPAKVQYFKDEGYNVLHRDLAKQAGISIASDGDTKEKESVPDKKSKKPSKETSNSDSEPKPNKGSAVTKKNYKRIQTLEDLKKIIAKLDPKKPISVDTETTSQDPMLAELLGVSFSQEPGTAYYIAFSHPESIYSHILPTPEEGLAVLKPMLSEPKWKKVGQNIKYDLLVLRNYGVELSGIHFDTMLASYLLNPGERRHNMDDMAVDYLNYKTITYEELVGTGKKKQNLYDIDPERVSEYACEDADITLQLFNVLSPKMEEGIHKKLFFDIEMPVLQALADMEFEGIAVEPGYFESLSKIFETKIKEHEKNIHFFAGRPFNINSTKELQTVLFEDLRLPAEKKTQTGYSTDHSVLESLQGTHPIIDHLLEIRKFSKLKSTYTDTLPTLINPKTGRIHTSYNQTIAATGRLSSTNPNLQNIPIKDEEGRLLRKGFVAKKGFEILSLDYSQIELRIMAHFSNDPQMINAYKSGADIHKRTAAGIFGVPEDQVTPDMRNKAKVVNFSVIYGVTSFGLSNNLRISRKEAKEFIEKYFATYTGVGTYMEEIVEFCKEHGYVETLLGRRRYLPDIHSKHKMASEAAKRVAINSPIQGTSADMIKLAMIQIDKKIKKESFRSKLLLQVHDELVFEVDPKEKKEFYQMAKEEMETAMKLKVPIVAQGKFGGNWDEAH; encoded by the coding sequence ATGAGCGGAAGACTTTTAATTATTGATGGTCATGCTCTGGCCTTCCGAGCTTATTTTGCTTTTGCTGCCTCTAACCTCACCAATTCTAAAACAGGTCTTCCTAGTGGTGCCGTCTTTGGTTTTTGGAGGATGTTATTCAAACTCCTTCAAGATGAAAAAGTCACACATATTGCATTTACCTTTGATCCAGGTACAAGACTGGAACGAAACGATATTTACGAAGATTACAAAGCACATAGAAAACCAATGCCAGAGGATTTAAAACCTCAACTTCAGACAATTTACGAAATGTTAAAGGCTTTGGAATTTCCTATGTATAAAATAGATGGAATCGAAGCCGACGATATCATTGGTTCTTTATGCAAAAAATTTGCAAAAGATTTTGAAGAAATAGTCATCCTTTCCAGTGATAAAGATTTATACCAAGTCCTTGACAAAAACATACACATGTTACGTGGAAAACGTGGAGTTTCCGAATTTGAAAAAATCGATCCTAAATGGGTAGAAACCAATATCGGAATCACCAAAGAACAAGTTCCCGACTATATGGGATTACTTGGTGATGCATCTGATAACATTCCTGGTGTCAAAGGTGTGGGAGAAAAAGGGGCCGCAAAACTCATCCAAGAATTTGGAAACTTAGAAACTATTTATAAAAAACTAGACCAGGTAAAAAACAAATCACTGATTGATAAACTAGCGGCAGACAAAGAAAACGCATTTTTATCGAGAAAACTAGCAACCATTGTTACTAACCTCAAACTCGATATCAAAAAAAATGATCTCAAACTTCCGAACTATCATGAACCAGCCAAGGTTCAGTATTTCAAAGACGAAGGATACAATGTCCTCCACCGCGATCTTGCCAAACAAGCAGGAATTTCCATTGCCAGCGACGGAGATACAAAAGAAAAAGAATCAGTACCAGACAAAAAGAGTAAAAAGCCATCAAAAGAAACTTCAAATTCAGATTCAGAACCAAAACCAAACAAAGGTTCTGCGGTAACAAAAAAAAATTACAAGCGAATCCAAACCTTAGAGGATTTGAAAAAAATTATCGCAAAACTCGATCCCAAAAAACCGATTTCCGTAGATACAGAAACTACCTCTCAAGATCCAATGCTTGCGGAGTTACTTGGAGTTTCTTTTTCTCAGGAACCAGGAACTGCCTATTATATCGCCTTCTCTCATCCTGAGTCCATTTATAGCCACATTCTCCCAACACCCGAAGAAGGACTCGCAGTCTTAAAACCAATGTTATCCGAACCCAAATGGAAAAAAGTGGGACAAAACATTAAATATGATCTTTTAGTGTTACGTAATTATGGAGTGGAACTATCAGGAATTCATTTTGATACCATGCTTGCCTCTTATCTCTTAAACCCTGGGGAACGCCGCCATAATATGGATGATATGGCCGTTGACTATTTGAATTATAAAACCATCACTTATGAAGAGTTAGTTGGAACAGGAAAGAAAAAACAAAACTTATACGATATTGATCCGGAACGTGTTTCCGAATATGCCTGTGAAGATGCAGACATTACCTTACAACTCTTCAATGTGCTTTCACCCAAAATGGAGGAAGGAATTCACAAAAAACTTTTTTTTGATATTGAAATGCCCGTATTACAGGCGCTTGCTGATATGGAATTTGAAGGAATCGCTGTAGAACCTGGATACTTTGAATCACTTTCAAAAATTTTCGAAACAAAAATCAAGGAACACGAAAAAAACATTCATTTTTTTGCGGGAAGACCATTCAACATCAATTCAACCAAAGAATTGCAAACCGTTTTATTCGAAGATTTACGACTGCCCGCAGAGAAAAAAACACAAACTGGTTATTCTACAGACCACTCTGTTTTGGAATCTTTACAAGGCACTCATCCCATCATTGATCATTTGTTAGAGATTCGAAAATTTTCAAAACTCAAATCCACTTATACAGATACATTACCTACACTCATCAATCCCAAAACGGGACGTATCCATACAAGTTATAATCAAACGATTGCCGCCACAGGTAGGTTATCCTCAACGAATCCAAACTTACAAAACATCCCTATTAAAGATGAAGAAGGTAGATTACTGCGAAAGGGTTTTGTTGCCAAAAAAGGATTCGAAATTCTTTCCCTTGACTATAGCCAAATCGAACTTCGCATTATGGCCCATTTTTCCAATGATCCGCAAATGATTAACGCTTACAAATCAGGGGCGGATATCCACAAACGTACGGCCGCCGGAATTTTTGGAGTTCCCGAAGACCAAGTAACGCCCGATATGCGAAACAAAGCAAAAGTGGTAAACTTTTCTGTGATTTACGGAGTTACATCTTTCGGCCTTTCCAATAACTTACGAATCAGCCGAAAAGAAGCCAAAGAATTTATAGAAAAATATTTTGCCACATATACTGGTGTGGGCACTTATATGGAGGAAATTGTAGAGTTCTGCAAAGAACACGGGTACGTGGAAACATTACTGGGACGCAGACGTTACCTTCCCGACATTCATTCCAAACACAAAATGGCAAGCGAAGCAGCTAAACGAGTCGCCATCAATTCACCAATCCAAGGAACTTCTGCGGACATGATCAAACTTGCCATGATTCAAATTGATAAAAAAATCAAAAAAGAATCTTTTCGTTCCAAATTACTTTTACAAGTACATGACGAACTAGTGTTTGAAGTGGATCCTAAGGAAAAAAAAGAATTTTACCAAATGGCAAAAGAAGAAATGGAAACTGCTATGAAGTTAAAAGTTCCCATTGTCGCACAAGGAAAGTTTGGTGGTAATTGGGATGAAGCCCATTAG
- a CDS encoding SOS response-associated peptidase family protein, which translates to MILEEEKKADWFYRLPKETINQFLKFNSPLFEIKHPKSLVQSFQLVGESVLSETNAWGTKPSWCPDFLTNTKSEKLISSPYWSQYMQNRILVPVRSFFEWQIQRTGKKHKYEITFKNPHSYFAGLWGEENGTKWITILTGEANEKIKTIHNSGENKHRQPIVMPLQNQNHWLNPSVKNPKDITDLLSQFTPDETTEEDLNKEPTLFDES; encoded by the coding sequence TTGATCTTAGAAGAAGAAAAAAAAGCCGATTGGTTTTACAGGTTACCAAAAGAAACAATCAACCAATTTCTAAAATTCAATTCACCGCTATTTGAAATCAAACATCCCAAAAGTTTGGTGCAATCCTTTCAACTAGTTGGTGAATCGGTTTTATCTGAAACGAATGCCTGGGGTACAAAACCTTCCTGGTGTCCTGACTTTCTTACCAATACAAAATCGGAAAAATTAATTTCATCTCCTTATTGGAGTCAGTATATGCAGAACCGTATTCTTGTTCCTGTTCGTTCTTTTTTTGAATGGCAAATACAAAGGACAGGCAAAAAACATAAATACGAAATCACATTCAAAAATCCTCATTCTTATTTTGCAGGTTTATGGGGAGAAGAAAACGGAACCAAGTGGATTACCATTCTCACTGGTGAAGCAAACGAAAAAATAAAAACCATACATAACAGCGGGGAAAATAAACATCGTCAACCAATTGTAATGCCATTACAAAATCAAAATCATTGGCTTAACCCTTCTGTCAAAAATCCAAAAGACATTACAGATCTATTATCTCAGTTTACTCCAGACGAAACAACAGAAGAGGATTTGAACAAAGAACCAACGCTATTCGACGAATCATAA
- a CDS encoding GNAT family N-acetyltransferase, giving the protein MKPNTINKTERILEVRLAENQLEIERALALRYEVFNLEMGEGLPQSSATRKDRDEYDLYCHHLIVIDKSTDDKKIVGTYRILTRQNAKNGIGFYSENEFDITSIYNLPDEIAEVGRSCVHPDYRDGSVISLLWQGLAEFMNKHNVRYLMGCGSIHSTDAGVASQSYGFLKAKDALAPEEFRVYPNPDYVLPGFDANFHVEDPKSISKNIPPLLKGYLRVGAKICGIPALDSVFGTTDVFILFDRKEITERYAKHYMNA; this is encoded by the coding sequence ATGAAACCAAATACTATCAATAAAACAGAACGAATTTTAGAAGTTCGTTTAGCGGAAAACCAACTAGAAATTGAAAGAGCACTCGCACTACGATATGAAGTGTTCAACTTAGAAATGGGAGAAGGTCTGCCACAATCTTCTGCCACAAGAAAAGATCGTGATGAGTACGATTTGTACTGCCACCACTTAATTGTGATCGATAAGTCTACTGATGACAAAAAAATTGTAGGAACCTACCGCATTTTAACACGCCAAAATGCAAAAAACGGTATTGGTTTTTATAGTGAAAACGAATTTGATATTACTTCTATTTACAACCTTCCTGATGAAATTGCAGAAGTGGGTCGTTCTTGTGTTCACCCTGACTACCGTGATGGTTCAGTGATCTCTTTACTCTGGCAAGGTCTTGCTGAGTTCATGAATAAACATAACGTTCGTTACCTGATGGGTTGCGGATCAATTCACTCCACAGATGCAGGAGTTGCTTCCCAATCTTATGGATTTTTGAAAGCCAAAGATGCCCTCGCCCCAGAAGAATTTCGGGTGTATCCAAACCCTGACTATGTCCTTCCCGGTTTTGATGCCAATTTTCATGTAGAAGATCCTAAATCCATCTCCAAAAATATCCCTCCACTTTTGAAAGGATACCTCCGAGTGGGTGCTAAAATCTGTGGAATTCCTGCACTGGATTCTGTTTTTGGTACTACAGATGTGTTTATTCTTTTCGACCGCAAGGAAATTACGGAGAGATATGCGAAACACTATATGAATGCATGA
- a CDS encoding heme oxygenase (biliverdin-producing), whose protein sequence is MSIAMMLREGTAEKHQETEKVPYLRAIFRGGLDAQTYTYQLESLLAVYTVMEDLYRQNKDNPILAKLYFPTLFREKALKEDIASFQKKFGTKLRGSVSKATQGYIDHIKNTAKTKPELLVAQAYVRYLGDLSGGQAIKKVVAKTFELEGNEGTAFYEFPEIEDLMAFKGIYRQNLDTLPLDESQKAELLEEAKVTFDLNKFLFIELDSDLKENIGMDRYQTLLPAG, encoded by the coding sequence ATGTCTATTGCAATGATGTTACGAGAAGGAACCGCAGAAAAACACCAGGAAACCGAAAAGGTTCCCTATCTCCGTGCCATTTTTCGCGGGGGTCTCGATGCCCAAACCTATACTTACCAATTAGAAAGTTTACTCGCAGTTTATACGGTAATGGAAGATCTCTACCGCCAAAACAAAGACAACCCCATTCTTGCCAAACTTTACTTTCCGACTCTCTTTCGCGAAAAGGCACTCAAAGAAGATATCGCCAGTTTCCAAAAGAAATTTGGAACCAAACTTCGAGGTTCTGTCTCCAAAGCGACACAAGGTTACATCGATCATATCAAAAATACCGCAAAAACTAAACCAGAACTCCTAGTCGCACAGGCTTACGTCCGTTACTTGGGAGATTTATCTGGTGGCCAAGCAATCAAAAAAGTAGTAGCTAAAACTTTTGAACTAGAAGGAAATGAAGGAACTGCTTTTTATGAATTTCCAGAAATTGAAGACCTAATGGCTTTCAAAGGAATTTATCGTCAAAATTTGGACACTCTCCCTTTGGACGAATCACAAAAAGCAGAACTATTAGAAGAAGCGAAGGTTACGTTTGATTTAAACAAGTTTTTGTTTATTGAACTCGATTCCGATCTAAAAGAAAATATCGGAATGGACCGTTACCAAACTCTTTTACCAGCAGGTTAA
- a CDS encoding MFS transporter, which yields MGFPYTLVTLVFLSMLPVTMIVPVVKDVVKDRLLGSNWEVAYFTSIPMLGSFLFAPVAGIISDRFKNRKYFISFFCFLDAGLFYLLTIVTDMGLFLFLRFLEGAAHIFIIGLLLSSAADRENDPENKRYYGKGILMGITGMFLSLGGAFGMPLGILGRQNPLLPFYVGSGILIFVGLMSLLMLKDKGIHKVKDFKLNDLKVAIFENPFLFVPFLFNFIDRFTVGFIISSFNIHLRETLAFHPGMLGVFLGLVLFPMSLLSYPSALLSRKTGVLPLVLVGSTIYGIFLGLSGTTNDYWYLFTFLLICGIGAGVMFVPSMMLASKMSKPGLTATTMSAFTGVGSLGFMLGPIVSVQMQTVFESLLPPTYSFSALSFFFGFLEIGLVFLTIPFFKKILEKMGRIDEEREKITLANTDPIL from the coding sequence TTGGGATTCCCGTATACATTAGTCACTTTAGTTTTTTTATCCATGTTACCGGTGACAATGATTGTGCCGGTAGTCAAGGATGTAGTAAAAGATCGGTTACTCGGTTCCAACTGGGAAGTTGCTTATTTCACAAGTATTCCCATGCTAGGTTCCTTTCTTTTTGCACCAGTTGCGGGAATCATCTCTGACCGTTTTAAAAACAGAAAGTATTTCATTAGTTTTTTCTGTTTTTTGGATGCAGGCCTTTTTTATTTACTCACCATCGTCACTGATATGGGACTCTTTCTTTTTTTAAGATTTTTGGAAGGGGCCGCTCATATTTTTATCATTGGACTTTTACTTAGTTCTGCTGCCGATCGTGAAAACGATCCAGAAAATAAACGTTATTATGGCAAAGGCATTCTTATGGGTATCACGGGAATGTTTTTATCGTTAGGTGGTGCCTTTGGAATGCCCCTAGGCATTCTTGGAAGACAAAATCCCCTTTTACCATTTTATGTAGGTTCAGGAATTCTTATCTTTGTAGGTTTAATGAGTTTACTGATGTTAAAGGACAAAGGGATTCATAAAGTAAAAGATTTTAAGTTAAACGACTTAAAAGTAGCCATTTTCGAAAACCCATTTTTATTTGTTCCCTTTTTATTTAACTTCATCGACCGCTTTACCGTCGGTTTTATTATTTCTTCATTTAATATCCACTTACGTGAAACACTGGCTTTCCATCCTGGAATGCTCGGTGTGTTTTTAGGACTTGTTCTTTTTCCAATGAGTTTACTTTCTTATCCTTCGGCACTTCTTTCTCGCAAAACAGGTGTTTTGCCCTTGGTGCTTGTAGGTTCCACAATCTACGGAATTTTCCTTGGTCTTTCTGGGACAACTAACGATTATTGGTATCTTTTTACTTTTTTACTGATCTGTGGAATTGGGGCTGGAGTGATGTTTGTACCTTCCATGATGCTTGCCAGTAAAATGTCAAAACCCGGTCTTACCGCCACCACTATGTCCGCTTTCACTGGAGTAGGTTCGCTTGGCTTTATGTTAGGACCGATTGTTTCTGTCCAAATGCAAACGGTTTTTGAATCGTTATTACCTCCGACTTATAGTTTTTCTGCACTCTCTTTCTTTTTTGGATTCTTAGAGATTGGACTCGTGTTTTTAACCATTCCCTTTTTCAAAAAGATTTTGGAAAAAATGGGCAGAATCGATGAAGAAAGGGAAAAGATAACACTTGCCAACACCGATCCTATCCTGTAG
- a CDS encoding LIC13410 family lipoprotein: protein MFKKLLILSTLASVLFLVSCSSGNKVQAGSTKVHPHTALRKLEIDMIKVGDGLVKVEAVLGKSTEKSSDPSGTVMVWYFAEDRDVPEQYYTLKEKPDTIEKFVKLTFDAKNKVTAKDFKL from the coding sequence ATGTTCAAAAAACTTTTGATACTCAGTACACTTGCGTCCGTTCTTTTCCTTGTTTCCTGTTCCTCTGGAAACAAAGTACAAGCAGGGAGCACTAAAGTTCATCCGCACACGGCACTTCGCAAATTAGAAATCGATATGATCAAAGTGGGAGATGGTTTGGTAAAAGTAGAAGCTGTTCTTGGCAAATCGACAGAAAAATCATCTGACCCAAGTGGAACAGTCATGGTTTGGTATTTTGCAGAAGACCGCGATGTTCCAGAACAATACTACACTTTGAAAGAAAAACCAGATACAATCGAAAAGTTTGTGAAACTTACTTTTGACGCTAAAAACAAAGTTACAGCAAAAGACTTCAAACTATAA
- a CDS encoding LIC13411 family adhesin, whose translation MRIIGLILSLSFFLQCATYWKNRKNDFQDIVTVGAETPMYGAALKVGPLPIGVLFQGGESELGKKDLGRGVGLRGGEFGTYHSQQLVFGILGGESFHSGLPILDAKGNWLVDKKGIPLTKDERANVKSYKMRYYSYLYDPVKDRKRRKKEHFRRELTNDLVAATGQKEFLVYLPAEDLKPFGYPPGYSWNVEFVAGVYGGARLGFNVAEAFDFLLGFTTIDLLDDDVEGKVKPSFPGFPFPAPTDAELESTSEE comes from the coding sequence ATGCGAATCATTGGTCTTATTCTAAGCCTTTCCTTTTTTCTACAATGTGCAACGTATTGGAAAAATCGTAAAAATGATTTCCAAGATATAGTAACCGTTGGTGCAGAAACACCAATGTATGGAGCTGCCCTGAAAGTTGGTCCACTTCCCATCGGTGTTCTATTCCAAGGTGGTGAGTCCGAATTAGGAAAAAAGGATTTGGGCCGAGGGGTAGGTCTTCGGGGTGGAGAATTCGGCACTTACCATTCCCAACAACTCGTCTTTGGTATATTAGGTGGTGAAAGTTTCCATTCGGGCCTTCCCATTTTGGATGCCAAAGGGAATTGGCTTGTCGATAAAAAAGGAATCCCTCTTACCAAAGACGAAAGAGCCAATGTAAAAAGTTATAAGATGCGATATTATTCTTATCTTTATGATCCTGTTAAAGATCGAAAGAGGAGAAAAAAAGAACACTTCCGTCGGGAGCTCACAAATGACTTGGTAGCTGCGACTGGTCAAAAAGAATTTTTGGTGTATCTTCCCGCAGAAGACTTAAAACCGTTTGGTTATCCCCCAGGATATTCTTGGAATGTAGAGTTTGTAGCAGGAGTTTATGGTGGGGCAAGACTTGGATTTAATGTTGCCGAAGCTTTTGACTTTTTACTTGGATTTACCACCATCGATCTGTTAGATGATGACGTAGAAGGAAAAGTAAAACCAAGTTTCCCTGGGTTTCCTTTCCCAGCTCCCACCGATGCGGAATTGGAATCCACATCGGAAGAATGA